One genomic region from Colletotrichum lupini chromosome 7, complete sequence encodes:
- a CDS encoding alcohol dehydrogenase GroES-like domain-containing protein, which translates to MAGTEGQSNLSFILNKPHDVEFAERPIPKLSDPHEVLVAVNYTGICGSDVHYWEHGAIGHFVVKDPMVLGHESAGTVIQVGENVKNLVVGDRIALEPGYPCRRCGDCLAGFYNLCPDMRFAATPPYDGTLAGFWTAPSDFCYKLPDNVSLQEGALIEPLAVAVHITKQAQITPGASVVVMGAGPVGLLCAAVARSFGATKVVSVDIVQSKLDFAKDLASTHTYLSQRISAEENAKALIKQCDLGAGADCVIDASGAEPSIQTSLHVVRMGGTYVQGGMGKSDINFPIMALCLKEVTARGSFRYGPGDYKLAIDLVANGRVNVKKLISGIVEFKQAEEAFKKVKEGQVIKILIAGPNEKVDGTFSTEVDPKKAAENSNQDSITFCTLWTYLRVSHAGSGSTGKLGKIGHSLFLHQAASALRSIVTGRRDPGQVQPKLSLRAWPHVSMLAQYHYQRPTATKVRVFAIATTPQSLISPISDSGEELDEASIHGHEIDEQQACKLRKTPPSRSAEDATKRTSSLSVTLVPRTGLARTPWVPQPHPLKPGNSTPDMVYENKRSRPGLTTKSVSTTRITAALPRQTIISTHGYSRPLKSLLGTLVYHKNPASLWTPSGTCGTPREQEKRMKAERGSALVGFSLHKYTCIMPISTMALLVFLSLIPHELDKTSISLTPGLPTLTSRQKPIPNINSLKHSLNRSPPPPMIMTPAWMVAIRGVQFFLAIVILGLSAAIIHWVYMDELGLAVAIPLFTWIIVLYTVLSEKISSLRNLYHTYAVLALDLFLVILWLATMGACAARRATFTVDVTASCTSDGSAVNSGSCTIYKRYIVMSQGALAMFSAIAGLSALQFILFLVTFIWTLVQFLRWRKANAPAAAASASQGEIQMESKQPFLTQQTAYQQSQNGQVPQQQQQQQQFYPPQSYTPQPQAPPQHTRRCRASNPSNNSISRLLRPRTTHSRRTTISNIRSSTLLSHIPLRLLTAQFRRRIPHPLKGRLTPIPRRSFGRHQLRDTKSRQ; encoded by the exons ATGGCCGGCACCGAGGGACAAAGC AACCTCTCCTTCATCCTCAACAAACCCCACGACGTCGAGTTCGCCGAGCGCCCCATCCCCAAGCTCTCCGACCCCCACGAAGTCCTCGTCGCCGTCAACTACACTGGTATCTGCGGATCCGATGTCCACTACTGGGAGCACGGCGCCATCGGCCACTTTGTCGTCAAGGACCCTATGGTCCTTGGCCACGAGTCCGCCGGCACTGTTATCCAGGTCGGCGAGAACGTAAAGAACCTCGTAGTTGGCGACCGCATCGCTCTTGAGCCAGGCTATCCCTGCCGTCGCTGCGGCGACTGTCTTGCTGGTTTCTACAACCTCTGCCCCGATATGCGCTTCGCGGCGACCCCCCCCTACGATGGCACCCTTGCCGGTTTCTGGACCGCGCCCTCCGACTTCTGCTACAAGCTGCCCGATAACGTCTCCCTGCAAGAGGGAGCTCTGATTGAGCCGTTGGCCGTTGCCGTTCACATCACCAAGCAGGCCCAAATCACCCCCGGTGCCTCCGTCGTCGTCATGGGCGCCGGCCCTGTTGGTCTGCTCTGTGCCGCCGTAGCGAGGTCTTTCGGTGCTACCAAGGTCGTCAGCGTCGATATCGTCCAGTCCAAGCTTGACTTCGCCAAAGACCTCGCCTCTACTCACACCTACCTCTCCCAGCGCATTTCCGCCGAGGAGAACGCCAAGGCTCTCATCAAGCAGTGCGACCTCGGCGCGGGAGCCGACTGTGTCATCGACGCCAGCGGCGCCGAGCCCTCTATTCAGACCAGCTTGCACGTCGTCAGAATGGGCGGCACCTACGTTCAGGGTGGCATGGGCAAGTCCGACATCAACTTCCCCATCATGGCTCTGTGCTTGAAGGAGGTTACTGCTCGCGGCAGCTTCCGTTACGGCCCTGGTGACTACAAGCTCGCCATTGATCTCGTCGCCAACGGCAGAGTCAACGTCAAGAAGCTTATTTCCGGCATTGTCGAGTTCAAGCAGGCTGAGGAGGCCTTCAAGAAGGTCAAGGAGGGTCAAGTGATCAAGATCCTCATCGCCGGCCCCAATGAGAAGGTCGACGGAACCTTCAGCACCGAGGTGGACCCCAAGAAGGCAGCCGAGAACAGCAACCAGG ATTCAATCACTTTTTGCACTTTATGGACTTATCTCCGCGTGTCTCATGCCGGTTCCGGCTCTACTGGGAAGTTGGGCAAGATTGGCCATTCATTGTTCCTACACCAGGCTGCTTCTGCACTGCGTAGCATCGTCA CCGGCAGACGGGACCCTGGCCAAGTCCAACCAAAGTTATCTTTGCGGGCATGGCCACATGTTAGCATGTTAGCTCAATACCATTATCAACGCCCAACGGCCACCAAAGTCCGAGTCTTTGCTATCGCGACAACTCCTCAGAGCCTTATTTCCCCCATTTCAGATAGTGGAGAGGAACTTGACGAAGCATCCATTCACGGCCACGAGATAGACGAGCAACAGGCATGTAAACTGCGCAAAACTCCGCCCTCCCGCTCAGCTGAAGACGCCACGAAGCGCACTAGCAGCTTGAGCGTCACTCTTGTCCCCAGAACCGGTCTAGCCCGGACGCCTTGGGTCCCACAACCTCACCC CCTCAAGCCGGGCAACTCAACCCCAGACATGGTCTA TGAGAACAAACGTTCGCGCCCAGGACTCACCACAAAATCCGTGTCGACCACCCGCATTACCGCAGCCCTGCCAAGGCAAACGAT CATCTCAACTCATGGCTACTCACGGCC ACTGAAGTCTCTCCTCGGCACGCTGGTTTATCACAAGAACCCTGCATCACTATGGACGCCATCAGGTACATGTGGCACGCCCAGAGAGCAAGAAAAGAGAATGAAGGCTGAAAGAGGGAGCGCTCTGGTTGGCT TCTCACTCCATAAGTATACCTGCATCATGCCCATATCCACCATGGCGCTCTTGGTCTTTCTGTCTTTGATTCCCCACGAGCTCGACAAGACCTCCATCTCACTCACGCCAGGGCTGCCAACACTGACGAGTCGACAAAAACC AATACCCAACATCAACAGCCTCAAGCACAGCCTCAACCGCAG CCCACCACCGCCCATGATCATGACCCCGGCGTGGATGGTTGCCATTCGTGGCGTACAGTTCTTCCTGGCCATTGTCATACTCGGTTTGTCAGCAGCTATCATTCACTGGGTGTACATGGATGAACTCGGCCTCGCTGTTGCTATT CCTCTCTTCACGTGGATCATCGTACTTTACACTGTCCTCTCCGAAAAGATTTCTTCTCTCCGCAACCTCTACCATACCTACGCCGTCCTCGCTCTGGATCTCTTCCTTGTCATCCTCTGGCTCGCAACGATGGGTGCCTGCGCCGCCCGTCGTGCTACCTTCACCGTTGACGTGACAGCCTCCTGTACCTCGGATGGCTCTGCTGTGAACTCGGGAAGCTGCACCATCTACAAGCGATACATCGTTATGAGCCAGGGCGCGTTGGCCATGTTTTCTGCTATTGCAGGATTATCTGCCCTGCAGTTCATCCTTTTCTTGGTGACCTTCATCTGGACTCTTGTTCAGTTCTTGCGCTGGAGAAAAGCCAACGCACCTGCCGCTGCTGCAAGCGCCAGTCAGGGAGAGATTCAGATGGAGTCCAAGCAGCCGTTCCTCACGCAGCAGACTGCGTACCAGCAGTCGCAGAACGGCCAGGTtccccagcagcagcagcaacagcagcaattCTACCCGCCTCAGTCCTACACGCCTCAGCCGCAGGCTCCTCCTCAACA TACCAGGAGATGCCGAGCCAGCAACCCCAGCAATAACAGTATCAGCAGGCTCCTCCGGCCCAGAACTACACACAGCCGCCGCACGACTATCAGCAACATCCGCAGCAGTACCCTCCTCAGTCATATACCCCTTCGCCTGTTAACGGCACAGTTTCGCCGACGCATTCCCCACCCCCTCAAGGGCAGACTTACACCTATCCCCCGCAGGAGCTTCGGTAGACATCAGTTACGAGACACGAAGAGTCGACAATGA